One genomic segment of Deltaproteobacteria bacterium includes these proteins:
- a CDS encoding YjbQ family protein has translation MVEKIDVITHKSRELIDITPHIEKIVEKTKIREGIVILYVPHTTAGLIINEGADPAVRDDILNTLSYLIPRNKNYKHLEGNADAHIQSSVIGCEKTIFIENGTILLGRWQAIFFAEFDGPRQREVYIKIVETSKH, from the coding sequence ATGGTAGAGAAAATAGATGTAATCACCCATAAATCAAGAGAACTTATAGATATTACACCTCATATTGAGAAAATAGTTGAAAAAACTAAAATAAGAGAAGGCATTGTCATTCTATATGTTCCCCATACTACCGCTGGCTTGATCATCAACGAAGGCGCAGATCCTGCGGTAAGAGATGACATATTAAATACACTTTCCTATCTTATTCCTCGTAACAAGAATTACAAACATCTGGAAGGAAATGCCGATGCCCATATTCAAAGTTCTGTCATTGGATGTGAAAAAACAATATTTATAGAAAACGGAACAATACTTTTGGGAAGATGGCAAGCGATATTCTTCGCCGAATTCGATGGACCAAGGCAAAGGGAAGTCTATATCAAAATCGTTGAAACATCAAAACATTAA
- a CDS encoding radical SAM protein: MRFEPRWIAWEITQRCNLRCIHCRTKADINKKDNLTFKEALRILDDISSYASPTIVLTGGEPLLRKDVFDIAKYGTKKGLKMCLATNGTLVNNKICEMIKESGIQVVSLSIDGSCAEVHDDFRQQKGAFDGVMKAVSKFHEYNIPFLINSSFTKRNIHDVENVYRLCRELKPVAWYMFTVVPTGRAKDIFEELLDGKQIEQVLRWHLETELKEKEMIMRPTCAPYYYRLIEEEKFLNRKTLKFSPGGFKGCVAGQFIAFIDEEENVKPCSYFLRNAGNLKQQSFSDIWEKSEIFRNLRNYKKYKGKCGRCKYLSVCGGCRVKADAMYEDYMQEDTSCTYNPI; this comes from the coding sequence ATGAGGTTTGAGCCTCGCTGGATAGCATGGGAAATCACGCAGAGATGTAACCTACGCTGCATCCATTGTAGAACAAAGGCAGATATAAACAAAAAGGATAATCTTACATTTAAGGAAGCTTTGAGAATATTGGATGATATATCAAGCTATGCAAGTCCCACCATTGTTCTAACGGGCGGCGAACCATTATTGAGAAAAGATGTATTTGACATTGCTAAATATGGGACAAAAAAGGGTTTGAAGATGTGTCTTGCTACAAATGGCACATTGGTGAATAATAAGATATGCGAGATGATAAAAGAAAGCGGTATTCAGGTGGTTTCTCTATCCATTGATGGCTCGTGCGCTGAGGTACACGATGATTTCAGACAACAAAAAGGGGCATTTGATGGTGTGATGAAAGCAGTAAGCAAATTCCACGAATATAATATTCCGTTTCTCATAAATTCCTCTTTTACAAAGAGGAATATACACGATGTAGAAAATGTGTACAGGTTATGTAGAGAATTAAAACCTGTTGCCTGGTATATGTTTACTGTTGTTCCTACCGGCAGAGCAAAGGATATCTTTGAAGAGCTGCTGGACGGAAAACAGATAGAACAGGTCTTAAGATGGCATCTGGAGACAGAATTGAAAGAAAAGGAAATGATTATGAGACCTACCTGTGCTCCATACTACTACCGTCTTATAGAGGAGGAAAAGTTTTTAAATAGAAAAACATTAAAATTTTCACCAGGCGGATTCAAGGGATGTGTGGCAGGCCAATTTATCGCTTTTATAGATGAAGAAGAAAATGTAAAGCCCTGTAGTTATTTTTTGAGAAATGCAGGGAATCTAAAACAGCAGTCTTTTTCAGATATATGGGAGAAAAGCGAGATATTTAGAAATCTGCGTAACTACAAAAAATATAAGGGAAAATGCGGAAGATGCAAATATCTCAGTGTTTGCGGAGGATGCAGGGTAAAGGCAGATGCAATGTATGAAGACTATATGCAAGAGGATACTTCCTGTACCTACAACCCGATTTAA
- the topA gene encoding type I DNA topoisomerase, with translation MKKKVMVVESPAKARTISSFLDNKFKVVASYGHVRDLPEKRFGVNIKQDFKPTYVVPKGKKKVVDMLKKMVKETDELFIASDEDREGEAIGWHIVETIKPHGDIKRVVFHEITKEALNEAVKNPRSINMDMVKSQEARRILDRIVGYKLSPFLAKKIQRGLSAGRVQSVALKLIVEREKEIEKFKPRQYWTVHPYIHIQNAVVETVLTSIDGRKIGKFDLSEDRTKQIKKDLQDFCFEVTEIKKKEKTRKPNPPFTTSTLQQEASTKLHFSPSKTQTIAQGLYDGKDIGNQRIGLITYMRTDSMSVSGQAQKEAVDFIKKNIGKEFVPPKPNVYKTKVRSAQEAHESIHPTSSFRTPESMAKFLTTDERKLYTLIWNRFLASQMTPAKEKTLTVTFGGNGFEAKASETDIIFPGFLILSEEKQRLPSVLQNIKKGEEGRVEKIKIEEHTTEPPSRYSEASLIKILESYGIGRPSTYASISKTLFNRKYIKLEKRKIYPTELGKTVSNILSLGFDDIINTDFTKKMEEELDEIAQGKKKENEVLNKWYAPFADLLNKAYENIKSLKPPPQPTDKVCELCGAPMVIREGRYGKFLACSNFPKCRNTKPLKKEETDEICEKCGRPMVVKHNKYGVRFLACSGYPKCKNTKPYSIGIKCPQCEKGELTERGSKNGKFYRCSRYPECKFIVRGEIVKQKCPQCKNEFLVKEKKWLKCPKCGWKKEAEDEV, from the coding sequence ATGAAAAAAAAGGTTATGGTTGTAGAATCGCCGGCCAAGGCGAGGACTATTTCTTCTTTCTTAGACAATAAATTTAAGGTAGTAGCCTCATATGGTCATGTAAGGGACTTGCCGGAAAAACGATTTGGAGTGAACATAAAACAAGACTTTAAACCAACTTATGTAGTGCCCAAGGGTAAGAAAAAAGTTGTAGATATGTTAAAAAAAATGGTTAAAGAAACAGATGAGTTGTTTATTGCCTCGGATGAAGATAGGGAAGGGGAGGCTATAGGTTGGCATATAGTAGAAACTATTAAACCTCACGGTGATATAAAGAGGGTTGTTTTCCATGAGATTACAAAGGAAGCCTTAAATGAGGCAGTGAAAAATCCTCGTTCCATAAATATGGATATGGTGAAGAGTCAGGAGGCACGCAGAATTTTAGACCGCATTGTAGGATATAAACTGAGTCCTTTTTTGGCAAAAAAAATACAGAGAGGACTTTCTGCGGGGAGGGTGCAATCTGTAGCCTTGAAGCTTATTGTGGAAAGGGAAAAAGAAATAGAGAAATTCAAACCCAGACAGTACTGGACCGTTCATCCCTATATCCACATACAAAATGCTGTTGTAGAAACAGTGCTCACCTCCATAGATGGTAGAAAAATAGGAAAATTTGATTTATCTGAAGATAGGACAAAGCAGATAAAAAAGGATCTTCAAGATTTTTGCTTTGAAGTCACAGAAATAAAGAAGAAAGAAAAGACGAGAAAACCCAATCCTCCATTTACAACCTCTACCTTGCAGCAAGAAGCATCTACAAAACTTCACTTTTCACCTTCAAAAACACAAACCATCGCCCAGGGACTCTATGATGGAAAAGATATAGGCAATCAAAGGATAGGTCTTATCACCTATATGAGGACAGATTCTATGAGTGTTTCCGGTCAAGCGCAAAAAGAGGCGGTGGATTTTATCAAAAAGAATATAGGTAAGGAATTTGTTCCTCCTAAACCCAATGTATATAAAACAAAAGTGCGTAGTGCTCAGGAAGCACACGAATCTATTCATCCTACATCTTCGTTTCGCACTCCAGAGAGTATGGCTAAATTTCTCACGACAGATGAACGAAAGTTATATACTCTTATCTGGAACAGATTTTTAGCTTCCCAAATGACACCTGCAAAGGAAAAAACGCTCACCGTAACATTTGGCGGCAACGGATTTGAGGCGAAAGCCTCTGAGACAGATATTATCTTTCCTGGGTTTCTCATCTTAAGCGAAGAGAAACAGAGATTACCTTCGGTTTTGCAGAATATAAAGAAAGGAGAAGAGGGCAGGGTGGAAAAGATAAAAATAGAAGAGCATACAACGGAACCCCCTTCCAGATATTCCGAAGCCAGTCTCATAAAAATATTGGAGTCCTATGGTATAGGGAGACCTTCTACTTATGCTTCAATTTCCAAGACATTATTTAATCGTAAATATATCAAATTGGAAAAGAGGAAAATTTATCCTACCGAATTAGGGAAAACGGTTTCCAACATACTCTCTTTGGGCTTTGATGATATAATCAACACGGATTTTACCAAAAAGATGGAAGAAGAGTTGGATGAAATAGCTCAAGGAAAAAAGAAAGAGAATGAGGTATTAAACAAATGGTATGCCCCTTTTGCAGATCTTTTGAACAAGGCTTATGAAAATATTAAAAGTCTTAAACCTCCCCCTCAACCTACGGACAAGGTATGTGAGTTATGCGGTGCGCCTATGGTTATCAGAGAAGGGAGATACGGGAAATTTCTGGCTTGTTCAAACTTTCCAAAATGTAGAAATACAAAACCCTTAAAAAAGGAAGAAACAGATGAGATATGTGAGAAATGTGGGAGGCCGATGGTTGTAAAGCACAACAAATACGGAGTGAGATTTTTAGCCTGTTCAGGTTATCCGAAATGTAAGAACACCAAACCATATTCTATAGGAATAAAATGTCCTCAGTGCGAGAAAGGAGAATTGACAGAAAGGGGTTCAAAAAATGGGAAGTTTTATCGCTGCTCGCGCTATCCGGAATGTAAATTCATAGTGAGAGGAGAGATAGTTAAACAGAAATGTCCTCAGTGCAAAAATGAATTTTTGGTAAAAGAAAAAAAATGGTTGAAATGTCCAAAGTGTGGCTGGAAAAAAGAGGCGGAAGATGAGGTTTGA
- the dprA gene encoding DNA-processing protein DprA, with product MKREILAIATGRAWGKGKKDVTFLNKFKTLDEAFSGVVKSEKVDISECEDVANEAKEKGIIVLDFWSKCYPSPLKEIINPPVVLFVKGVWKKYKLPIAIVGTRYPSGYGEQTTKLLATELGRLGFTIVSGMARGIDSIAHKYALLSKTYTVAVLGSGVDVVYPPENRKLYESICENGVIISEYEPQTPPYAFNFPSRNRIISGLSLATVVTEAGIRSGSLITAHYAVEQNRMLFSVPGEIFSKRSQGTNKIISEGACILTGLEDILLRFYPDLKRVQETTAEEKRLLGDKEDLVLRNMEGETYFDELVEKTGMEAKELSEILTDLELSGVVKRSGGNIFIKT from the coding sequence ATGAAAAGAGAAATATTAGCTATAGCAACAGGAAGGGCCTGGGGCAAAGGGAAAAAGGATGTCACATTTTTAAATAAATTTAAAACTTTAGACGAGGCTTTTTCTGGTGTCGTTAAATCCGAAAAGGTAGATATTTCCGAGTGTGAGGATGTTGCCAATGAGGCAAAAGAAAAAGGCATTATTGTTTTAGATTTCTGGAGTAAGTGTTATCCTTCACCCCTCAAAGAGATTATCAATCCTCCAGTTGTATTGTTTGTTAAAGGTGTATGGAAGAAATATAAACTTCCTATAGCCATTGTGGGAACAAGATATCCATCTGGATATGGAGAACAGACAACAAAATTACTCGCTACAGAGTTGGGAAGATTGGGATTTACAATTGTAAGTGGTATGGCAAGGGGAATAGATAGTATTGCTCATAAATATGCTCTTTTGTCTAAAACATATACTGTAGCTGTTTTAGGAAGCGGCGTAGATGTAGTATATCCGCCGGAGAACCGCAAGCTTTACGAGTCGATCTGCGAAAACGGTGTAATAATTAGCGAATATGAGCCTCAAACCCCACCCTACGCATTCAATTTTCCTTCGAGAAATCGCATTATCAGTGGACTTTCTCTGGCTACTGTAGTGACGGAGGCAGGAATAAGATCTGGTTCTCTCATTACCGCTCATTATGCCGTAGAACAGAACAGAATGTTGTTTTCTGTGCCGGGAGAAATATTTTCTAAGCGTAGTCAAGGTACCAATAAGATAATTTCGGAAGGAGCTTGTATTTTGACAGGATTAGAAGATATACTGTTGAGATTTTATCCCGACCTGAAAAGGGTGCAAGAGACAACAGCGGAAGAGAAAAGATTGCTGGGCGATAAAGAGGATTTGGTATTGAGAAATATGGAAGGTGAGACCTATTTTGATGAATTGGTGGAAAAAACAGGAATGGAGGCAAAGGAATTATCTGAAATCTTGACTGATTTAGAATTATCAGGAGTTGTAAAAAGAAGTGGAGGAAATATATTTATAAAGACATGA
- a CDS encoding YihY family inner membrane protein — MGKTRVGLPGSINKAFTLFKEKNIILWSAFLTYLTALAIVPISYMLVFVSSRMPIVSNYFSQAKGLIVNIIPTYSDQIFHYMDIFIKNVSKIGIFSTIFFVFVVFAFFNTFEKCVNSIWGVEEKRNLLKKFAIFLFIIVSFIILPSLFIALNVLLPITLPEYPVKIHIKLLPFFIWWGTLFIGYHIVPNVKMHVFTNIISSLLVTVFLHMLKSGFHIYLKLAFYNVIYGSLSILPVILIWLFLFWNIVLFGVAAARVIEENCIFYKHKRT; from the coding sequence ATGGGCAAGACAAGAGTAGGGTTACCAGGTTCTATCAACAAGGCTTTCACATTATTTAAAGAAAAGAACATAATCCTGTGGTCAGCGTTTTTGACATATTTAACGGCATTAGCTATCGTGCCTATTAGTTATATGCTCGTTTTTGTCTCTTCCAGAATGCCTATTGTTTCTAATTATTTTTCACAGGCAAAGGGACTTATTGTAAATATAATACCTACATATTCTGATCAAATCTTCCATTATATGGATATATTTATCAAGAATGTATCTAAAATAGGTATATTTAGTACTATTTTCTTTGTTTTTGTGGTTTTTGCATTTTTTAATACCTTTGAGAAATGTGTGAATTCTATCTGGGGCGTTGAAGAAAAAAGAAATTTACTGAAAAAGTTTGCTATTTTTCTGTTTATAATAGTAAGTTTTATCATTTTGCCCTCTTTATTTATTGCTTTAAATGTGCTGTTGCCTATCACTTTGCCTGAGTATCCAGTTAAAATTCATATTAAATTATTACCGTTTTTTATCTGGTGGGGGACTTTATTTATAGGGTATCACATAGTGCCGAATGTAAAAATGCATGTATTTACAAATATCATATCTTCTCTACTTGTAACTGTTTTCTTACATATGCTTAAATCCGGTTTTCATATTTATTTGAAACTTGCTTTTTATAATGTAATTTATGGAAGTTTAAGCATTTTACCTGTTATTCTCATCTGGCTTTTTTTATTCTGGAACATTGTTTTATTCGGTGTTGCGGCGGCAAGAGTTATTGAAGAAAATTGTATTTTTTATAAACACAAACGGACTTGA
- a CDS encoding M23 family metallopeptidase translates to MKKGLISVFIVIILIGILVYLFVPIGKNPISINIKYPMEYFTNKKPIILSIKDKRAGIKDIEVKLMTLDTPIELYKRHFEDKDMKSINLRLQVKKQLPQGKAYLLVRVRNHSTKNLFRGNVLNVEKKIVIDTISPHIVILSGANRVKVGGAGVAIFQAKDKNLSSVYLTVNERKFKAYPVKSLFGEDYVYLSFFGYDIVNKLKIWRTTAVATDKAGNIFLAHVPVFWESFKPKRRNVKVTKSFIEGKIKEVLGDNFNPQNLLQSFISANRNMREKNNEQIEKVCQDSVTKMLWHGRFIHSRGCKVTSTFEIRDYIYNGRKIDREHHLGYDLASVRNAPVIAANDGIVKWTGFLGIYGNTIIVDHGFGLFSLYAHLGNIYVKTGQNVKKGQRIACTDTTGLAFGDHLHFSILVNGLFVNPLEWWDGRWIDTHIMNKIEEAKENLAIGKLSKY, encoded by the coding sequence ATGAAAAAGGGTCTAATTTCCGTTTTTATTGTTATAATCCTAATTGGTATTTTGGTTTATCTATTTGTGCCCATAGGGAAAAATCCTATATCTATAAATATTAAGTATCCTATGGAGTATTTCACAAACAAAAAACCCATTATTTTAAGCATAAAAGATAAACGAGCGGGGATAAAGGATATTGAAGTGAAGCTTATGACATTAGATACACCAATAGAGTTGTATAAAAGGCATTTTGAAGATAAAGACATGAAAAGTATAAACTTGAGGTTGCAAGTAAAGAAGCAGTTGCCACAGGGAAAGGCATATTTACTTGTCCGCGTAAGGAATCACAGCACAAAAAATTTGTTTAGGGGAAATGTGCTAAATGTAGAAAAGAAAATAGTTATAGACACCATCTCTCCTCATATAGTTATTTTGAGTGGAGCGAATAGGGTTAAAGTTGGCGGAGCGGGTGTGGCTATATTTCAGGCAAAAGATAAGAATTTGAGTTCTGTCTATCTGACAGTAAACGAAAGAAAGTTTAAAGCTTATCCTGTGAAATCCTTATTTGGTGAAGATTATGTTTATCTTAGCTTTTTTGGATATGATATTGTGAACAAACTGAAGATTTGGAGAACAACGGCGGTAGCTACAGATAAAGCGGGGAATATATTTCTTGCTCATGTGCCTGTTTTCTGGGAGAGTTTTAAACCCAAAAGACGCAATGTCAAGGTAACAAAATCATTTATAGAAGGAAAGATTAAGGAGGTTTTGGGGGATAATTTTAATCCTCAAAATCTTCTACAATCTTTTATTTCGGCAAACAGGAACATGCGGGAGAAAAACAATGAACAGATTGAGAAGGTATGTCAGGATTCTGTAACAAAGATGTTGTGGCATGGTAGATTTATTCATTCTCGCGGTTGCAAAGTGACATCTACCTTTGAGATAAGAGATTATATTTATAATGGCAGGAAAATAGATAGAGAACATCACTTAGGGTATGATTTGGCATCTGTAAGAAATGCACCTGTTATCGCTGCAAACGATGGTATTGTGAAGTGGACAGGTTTCTTAGGTATTTATGGAAATACAATAATTGTTGATCACGGTTTTGGTTTGTTTAGTCTATATGCACATTTGGGTAACATATATGTAAAAACGGGACAAAATGTAAAAAAAGGACAACGCATCGCTTGCACTGATACTACGGGTTTGGCATTTGGAGATCACTTGCATTTTTCCATTCTGGTGAATGGTTTGTTCGTTAATCCCTTGGAATGGTGGGACGGAAGATGGATAGACACTCATATTATGAACAAGATTGAAGAGGCAAAGGAAAATTTAGCAATTGGTAAATTGAGTAAATATTAA
- a CDS encoding CvpA family protein encodes MLTLDIVIVFIFLIFAIRGSMRGLARELCGLFSLLFSLFLAHTFYIQVAKKITELFQISPSMGIFVAFILIFIGVYILFFIASYFIQLFLKSIHLGFVDKISGAVLGPIKVLIFLAIISLLISQFPLTNSLSCSLSRKSHIYAWINVHVAKKQILSFIAQYKADLNHK; translated from the coding sequence ATGCTGACTCTTGATATAGTAATCGTTTTTATTTTTCTTATATTTGCCATAAGAGGCTCAATGAGAGGGTTAGCAAGAGAATTGTGTGGTTTGTTTTCTCTTTTATTTTCTTTGTTTTTAGCACATACATTTTATATTCAGGTAGCAAAAAAAATAACAGAGCTATTTCAAATATCTCCTTCTATGGGTATTTTTGTTGCGTTTATTTTAATATTTATCGGAGTTTACATCTTATTTTTTATTGCTTCCTATTTTATCCAACTGTTTTTGAAGAGTATCCATCTGGGATTTGTGGATAAAATATCGGGTGCAGTTCTTGGGCCCATAAAAGTACTTATTTTTTTAGCTATTATTTCTTTGCTTATCTCTCAATTTCCTTTGACCAATTCTCTTTCCTGCTCATTAAGCAGAAAGTCTCATATTTATGCCTGGATAAATGTCCATGTCGCCAAAAAACAAATATTAAGTTTTATAGCCCAGTATAAAGCAGATTTAAATCATAAATAA
- a CDS encoding NFACT family protein, whose protein sequence is MNSLSFKASTREIKYLIGFSITSIIQLNTRSWIFCLRKKKEWKNLFISIDPVYASIFVTSKISHGLSTNFVDFLRKHLLNFEISDVIQKGAERIVTLILKQQRGEAKEIYQLIVEIMEKRSNIIIADKDGKIRESAKHILKNIRKIVPGAKYTPPPSKELDLFTSSLSQLEGAYEEEKVKQILGWDAFLNNCVKSKEEFIQFIRHVRCAFDEQNLQFRFYTNGKKYFIYPIELPYMFLKASPDILWEYYVEKPLQGVVRQGKERLNKLIDKKAGRICKIRKDVEKGIKECEQKEIYKRWAENLLSIPEPLNRGLKDIQVIDIYSQKPITILLKENRTLVENAQYYFKKYKKLNRTKGNLEKRGKGIEKELEFLQQIKFDVENAHSVEELNRLKGLLKQEKKRKKVHPKEVVEQLKIGGFTTFIGKNAIGNDIVTMDMANPTDFWFHVRACPGAHVVIRNEKKLKELPEGIIMEAARMAAVHSANKNAYVDVDYTQKKYVRKPKGAKKGMVIYAHFHTIRVENADS, encoded by the coding sequence ATGAACTCCCTTAGTTTTAAAGCCTCAACAAGGGAGATAAAATATCTTATTGGATTCAGTATTACGAGCATTATTCAGCTTAATACAAGGTCCTGGATATTTTGCTTGAGAAAAAAGAAGGAATGGAAGAATCTTTTCATAAGTATAGATCCGGTTTATGCATCTATATTCGTTACCTCTAAGATTTCTCACGGTCTATCTACTAATTTTGTTGATTTTTTAAGAAAGCATCTATTGAACTTTGAAATAAGCGATGTAATACAGAAAGGTGCAGAAAGAATAGTTACATTAATTCTCAAACAACAAAGGGGTGAGGCAAAAGAGATATACCAATTAATTGTAGAAATAATGGAAAAGAGAAGCAACATCATTATTGCGGATAAAGATGGTAAAATACGGGAATCAGCCAAACACATATTGAAAAACATACGTAAAATCGTCCCAGGTGCGAAGTATACACCGCCTCCTTCAAAAGAATTAGACCTATTTACATCTTCTCTCAGTCAATTAGAAGGAGCTTACGAAGAGGAAAAAGTAAAGCAGATTTTAGGGTGGGATGCATTCTTGAATAATTGTGTGAAAAGTAAAGAAGAGTTTATACAATTTATAAGACATGTAAGATGTGCATTTGATGAGCAAAATCTACAATTTAGATTCTACACAAATGGTAAAAAATACTTTATTTATCCTATTGAACTTCCATATATGTTTTTAAAAGCTTCACCTGATATTTTGTGGGAATATTATGTAGAAAAGCCTTTGCAGGGAGTTGTGAGGCAAGGGAAAGAAAGACTAAATAAACTGATAGATAAGAAAGCGGGAAGAATATGTAAAATAAGAAAAGATGTCGAGAAGGGCATCAAAGAATGTGAACAGAAGGAAATATATAAAAGATGGGCAGAGAATCTTCTTTCTATTCCTGAGCCTCTTAATAGAGGATTAAAAGATATACAGGTTATAGATATATACAGTCAAAAACCCATTACCATTCTGCTCAAAGAGAATAGGACATTGGTAGAGAATGCTCAATATTATTTTAAAAAATACAAGAAACTCAATAGAACAAAGGGCAATTTAGAAAAAAGGGGTAAGGGAATAGAAAAAGAGTTGGAATTTTTGCAACAGATTAAATTTGATGTAGAAAATGCGCATTCTGTAGAAGAGTTGAATCGTTTGAAAGGTTTGCTCAAGCAGGAGAAAAAGCGGAAAAAGGTACACCCCAAAGAGGTTGTTGAGCAGTTAAAGATAGGTGGATTTACTACTTTTATAGGTAAAAATGCTATTGGTAATGATATTGTAACAATGGATATGGCTAATCCCACTGATTTTTGGTTTCATGTCAGAGCTTGCCCCGGTGCTCATGTAGTAATAAGGAATGAAAAGAAGTTGAAAGAATTGCCTGAGGGCATTATAATGGAGGCAGCGAGAATGGCAGCAGTGCACAGTGCAAACAAGAATGCTTATGTGGATGTAGATTATACACAGAAAAAGTATGTAAGGAAACCTAAGGGAGCAAAGAAGGGAATGGTTATATATGCGCACTTTCATACCATAAGGGTTGAAAATGCTGACTCTTGA
- a CDS encoding 30S ribosomal protein S21, protein MPGVVVYENESFEEALRRFKKQCERAGVLSDIKRREYYEKPSEKKKRKMLAARKKAIKRRKIMERSRRYL, encoded by the coding sequence GTGCCAGGTGTTGTAGTATATGAGAATGAGTCATTTGAGGAAGCCTTAAGGAGATTTAAAAAGCAATGCGAGCGAGCGGGTGTTTTATCCGATATTAAAAGACGCGAATATTATGAGAAACCCAGTGAAAAGAAGAAGAGGAAGATGCTCGCGGCCCGGAAAAAGGCGATCAAGAGAAGAAAAATAATGGAAAGATCAAGAAGATATTTGTAA